ACCTACCTGTACGCGTGCACGGAGTGGATCGACGACGCGTTCCAGGGCAAGGAGCTCCTGCACGAGATCTACTCGCGGCTGATGAACCCGACCTCGACGTGCCTCGCGAACCACGTCGTCGATGTCGAGTGCGGGGGGCTGGCCGGCGAGTACTTCGCCTGGAACTTCAACTCCGGAATGGCCGCGATCGACGCCGTGCTCGCGCACCTGGTCGGCTACCGCGACGTCGTGCTCGCCAGCCGCAACGTCTACGGCGGCGCGCACCAGCTGCTGCAGGACTGGTACGGAAAGCGCAGCAACCTCGACATCGCGGTGCGCTTCTTCGACGGAACCGGCACGGCCGACTTCGCGGCCGCGCTGGCGCGTACCCGCGAGGAGCTCGGCGACCGGATCTCGCAGGGCCGACGCATCTACGTGTACCTGGAGTCGCCCTGCAATCCGCACGGCTACGTGCTCGACGTCCCGGGGATCTGCCGCGCCGCGCACGAAGCGGGCCTCGAGGTGATCTGCGATTCGACCGTCGGCACGCCGTTCCTGCACCCGGTGCTGCGCCGCTCCGACCCGCGGGAGCGGCCGGACTTCGTGATCCACTCCTACACGAAGGACCTGGTCGGCACCGGCACGACCACCGCGGGCGTCGCGATCGCGAGAAACGAGCGCATGTTCCTGCCGAAGGGGTCCTCGCTCGAGGCGCCCGGCCCCGACGGTCGCATGCGGCGCTACGACTGGAGCGACACGCTGTTCTGGAACGTCTACTACGTGAAGGGCGCGTTCCTCGACGCGGACAAGGCGTTCGAGGTGATCAACGGCATGCGCACGCTCGAGCTGCGCATGCTGCAGAAGTGCATCGGGACGCGGGTGCTGGCGGGGGTGCTCGCGCGCCATCCGGCAATCCACGTGCGCTGCAACGCGGTGCCGGGCGACGAGAACGCGGAGCTCCGGGAGCGATTGCTCTACCTGGGGCTTCCTGCGCCGCTGTTCACGATCGACTTCCCCGGCGGGCCGGGCGAGGCGACACCGATCGGGATCGAGGCGTTCAAGCGCTTCTTCGACTGTCTGGAGCCGAGCTTCGGGCTGCAGGTGAGCCTCGGGCAGACGAACACGGTGGTGCTCTGCCCGGCGCTCACGAGCCACTCCGAGCTCGACGCCGACGCGCTGCGCGCGGCGGGAATCTCGAAGACCACGATCCGGATCGCGGTCGGCGACGAAGACCCGCGCACGCTGCTCGCGCACTTCATCCGCGCGGCGCAGCTCGCGCTCGATCCGATCCGTCCCGGCTTCTCGGCGGGCTTTCCTTCGCCCGAGGAGATCGACGCATTCTGGCGCGAGACCTACACCGAAACGCACCGGCGCCACGTGGCGGCGCAGCCTTCGATGGCCACGCTGCTGGTGTGAAAAACTTCGGAGGCGGCGCCGACCGCCTGGTCTGCGCCGCCCCCGACGAGCCCTCCTCAGCGAGCTAGCCCGCGGAGTGGCTCTGGAGCGAGAGGGAAGGGACCTTTCTCGCTTTTGAAAGAATTACCGCGTTCGCGTACGAGTTGGAATGCAAGTTGTCTTGCAGCGGTCCTGAATCTTTCCGGCGTGTTACCGTGCACTTGGGGAGGCGCGCTGTCGTCATGCAGACTGGACAGATCCGCGTGCTGATCGTCGAGGACCACGAACTGGTGCGGCGGTCGCTCGCGAGCGCAGCGCGCACCTGGGGCGGCGAGGTGCTCGAGGCCGGCTCGGTTCGCGACGGTCTCGATCAGCTCGAGCTCCGCCCGGACCTGGTCATGGTCGACGTGATGCTCCCGGACGGGAGCGGCCGAACGGTCGTCGAGAAGGCCGTGACGATGCGGCCGGCGCCGGCGGTGATCGCGATGAGCGGCGAAGCGTCTGCGGAGGAGGCCTTCGAGCTCGCCCGGCTCGGCGCGCGCCGCTACCTGCCCAAGCCGATCTCGCTCGAAGACCTGGCCGCGGCCTTCGAGGCGACCCTCGCCGACCATCCCGACCTCGCGCCGGTGGTCGCCGCGCATGTCGGTCACACGCCGATGCGGCAGGTGCTCGAGAAGGTGCGCGGCGTGATGGTCGACGAGGCGCTCGCGCGCGAGAACGGAAGCCGCAGCGGCGCGGCGAGGCGACTCGGCGTGAGTCGGCAGGCCGTGCAGCAGGCGGTGCGGCTGATCGAGCTCGCCCAGGCCCGGGGAGAGCGCCGCGGACGCGAATGAGCTGCTTCTCGCGCTCCTCGTCGGTGCGATCGCGGCGGTGGCTGCGCTTGCTGCGCTGGCGTTCGCGCTTCGCGGCCGACTGATCCGCGAGCGCGCGAACGCCGATGCGCTGCGCCGCGCGTTCGAGGCCCGTCTCTGGGAGGACTGCACGGAGCAGTTCGACACCCGCGACCCCCAGCTTCTCGGGCTGCGGCGGCTGGGCCACGACGTGAACAACGCGCTCTCCGCCGCGCTGCTCTCGAGCCAGCTCTTCTTCGACGCGACCCGCGCGGATTCGCCTTCCGCCGACGGCCGCGCGGATCTCGCGACCTCGGCGGAGCAGATGATCGACGCGCTGAAGCGCCTGAAGGCGCTGATCGAGAGCGAGCGAAAGCCGCGCGCGAACCCGACACCGAGCTCGGATCTGCTCCGAGCCGTCGAGCTGCCGCAGGCCATCGCGGACTGCGCCGAGCGCGCGCGCGAGCGGCACCCGCGGATCCGGCTCGTGGTTCGCGAGCCGGATCCGGACGCCCGCGGCCTGCGCGTGTCCGTCTGCTGCGGCGGCGAAGGCTTCACGCGCGCGCTCGACGCCCTGCTCGAGAACGCCTGCCAGGGGAGCGGAGTCCAGCCGAGTGGACAGGTCGAGCTCCGCGTGAGCGTGCGCCACGAGGTGGACGTCGCTGCGCTCGAGATCGCCGACGATGGCCCCGGCTTCACGCCCGCGGAGCTCGAGATGCCGATCGAGGCCTTCAGGACCTCCAAGCCCGGGGCGCTCGGCCTCGGCCTCTACACCGCGGAGCGTATTGCGCGGGCGAGCGGCGGCTCGCTCCGGCGCGAGAACCGTGAGTCGGGTGGCGCCGTCGTACGGCTCTTCCTGCCGCTCGCCGAGCCGCCCGCAGCCTCTCAGTAGACCAGGCCCGCGACCGCGGCGGTCAGAAAGCTCGCGAGCGACCCCGCGCAGAGCGCGCGAAGCGCGTCGCGTGCCACGTCTCCGCGGCGCTCCGGCGCGATCCCGCCGAGACCGCCGATCTGGATCGCGAGCGAGCCGAAGTTCGCGAAGCCGCAGAGCGCGTAGCTCGCGATCACGATCGAGCGCGGGTCGAGCCCGGCCCTGGCGTCGGCGAGCATCTGGAAGGCGATGAACTCGTTCAGAACCGTCTTCACGCCCAGCATCTCGCCGACCGTGGCGGCGTCGCGCCAGGGCACCCCGAGCACGAACGCGAGCGGTGCGAGAGCAACGCCGAGGATCCGCTCGAACGAGAGCCCGGCAACGCCGATCCACGCCCCGGTCCAGCCGAGCGCGGCGTTGGCGACGTGCACGATCGCCACGAACGCGACGAGCATTCCGCCGATGTTGAGCGCGAGCCGGACGCCGTCGGCGGCGCCGCTCGCGGCCGCGTCGATCGCGTTCACGGTCGTGCGCGGGATGTCGAGGTGCGCCGCCGCGCGGCTCTCGGGCTCGCCGTCTTCGGGCACCATGATCTTCGCGATCAGGATCGCGGCGGGCGCGGCCATGAAGCTCGCCGCTACCAGGTGCCCGGCGTACTCGGGCCCGAGCATGCCCATGTAGGCGACCAGCACCGATCCTGCGACCGTCGCCAGGCCCGCCGTCATCACGCAGAACAGCTCGCTCCGGGTGAGCCCCGGCACGTACGGCCGGATCATCAGCGGCGCCTCGGTCATGCCCAGGAAGATCTCGGCGATCGCGGCGAGCGACTCCGCGCCGCTGGTGCGAAGCGTCCGGCGCAGGCCGAGCGCGAGCACCTCGACCACCCGCTGCAGGATCCCGAAGTGCTGCAGCACCGCGAAGACGCTGCTCATGAAGACGATGATCGGCAGCACGCGGATCGCGAACACGTACGGAAGCCGCAGCGCCTGTCCGTCGGGTCCGAGCACCGACTCGGGCCAGGCGCCGAAGACGAACTCGATGCCCACGTTCGAGGCGCGGATGAACGAGGCGGCGCCGTCGTTCACGAGCGTGAAGAATTCCGCGCCGAACCGGGTGCGCAGCACGATCAGCGCGATCGCGAGCTGGAGCAGGAGCGCAATCCCGATCGGGCGCCACTGCACGCGCTTGCGGTCGGTCGACGCGGCCCAGGCGATCGCGAGCAAGCAGACGATCCCGAGCAGACCAGCGGCGCGTTCCAACGGGCTAGCTTCTCCCGGGGGGTGATCCGAGCAGGAGCGCCCCAAGGTAACGCGTCGCCTCCGCGGGGTCGCTGGCGTCGGCGATCGCGGAGATCAGCGCGGCGGCGACCGCTCCGCAGGCGCGCACGTCCGGCGCGTTCGCGGCGCTGATCCCGCCGATCGCGACCAGCGGCCGGCCTGCGAGCGCGACCGCTTCGCGCAGGCGATCGAGCCCGCGCGGCGCGTACTCCGAGGTCTTCGAGGCGGTTCCGAACACCGGGCCGAAGGCGACGTAGTCGACCGGTCGTGCCCGGCTCTCGCGAACCTGCTCGAGCGTGTGGGTCGAGAGCCCGACGAGGAGCCGCGCTCGCGCGTCGGCGGGAAGCCGCTCGGGCGCGAGATCGTCCTGCCCCAGGTGCACGCCGTCCGCGCCCGCGAGAAGCGCGAGGTCGAAGCGGTCGTTCACGAACAGCAGCGCGCCCGCCTCGTGCGCCCTTCGTCGCGCCTCGCGCGCGAGCGAGAGCGCGTCCCCGTCGCCCAGGTGCTTCAGCCGCAGCTGGACCACGGCTGCGCCGCCCGAGAGCGCGCCTTCGAGCTGCGCGCGCACGTCGTTGCGCCAGCGCGGATCGTCGTCGACGAGGACGTAGACGCCGCGAACCCTCTCGATCGCGGGGCGCGTCACGATTCGGTGTCGCCCCCGTCCGGCGTTCCGATCTCGAGCTCGGCGATCTTCTTGCTCAGCGTATTGCGGTTGATGCCGAGCAGCCGCGCGGCCTGGATCCGGTTGCCGCGCGAGTGCGCCAGCGCCTCGCGGATGATCGCGCGCTCCAGGCGCGAGACGAAGCTCCAGTAGGGCCCGCGGGCTCCGTCCTCCTCCCCGGCCTCCGGCCCCGAGGCGAAGCGCAAGACGAGCTCGCGCCGGGCGAGCTCCGCCCAGTCCGATGTCGCCGGAGCCTGAGAGGCGGCGGTCGCCTGATCGATGTCGTCGGGCGTGAGCACGGGACCCGCGGCGAGCACCAGCGCGCGCTTGATCGCGTTCTCGAGCTCGCGAACGTTTCCCGGCCAGGAGCGGCTCTGCAGCCGCGCCAGCGCAGCCTCGCCGGGCCAGCGGCGCGGCACGCCGAGCTCGTCCGCGAAGCGCTCGACGAAATGGGCGACCAGGTGCGGGATGTCGGCCTTGCGCTCGCGCAGCGGGGCCACGCGCAGCGGAACCACGTTCAGCCGGAAGTACAGATCTTCGCGGAAGCGCCCCTCGCGCACGAGCGCCTCCAGGTCGCGGTGCGTCGATGCGAGGATGCGCACGTCGATCGGAATCGCCTGCCGGCCGCCGAGCGGGCTCACCACGCGCTCCTGCAGCACGCGCAGCAGCTTCGCCTGCAGCGGCAGCGGCAGGTCCCCGATCTCGTCGAGCAGGAGCGTGCCGCCCTGGGCCTCGCGGAAGCGTCCGACGCGCGACTCGACCGCGCCGGTGTAGGCCCCGCGCTCGTGTCCGAAGAGCTCGGCCTCGATCAGCTCGGAGGGGAGCGCGGTCATGTTCACCGCCACGAACGGTCCCTCGCGCCGGCGCGAGTGGTAGTGGATCGCGCGCGCGACGACTTCCTTGCCGGTGCCGCTCTCGCCCAGGATCAGCACCGCGGCGTCGCTCGCCGCCACGCGGCCGATCGTCTTGAAGAGCTCGAGCATCGCGGGGGTGCGGCCGACCAGGACCTCGCCGCTGCGGAACGCCTCGCCCACCCTGCGCCGCAGCGCCGTCACCTCGCCGCGCAGGCTGCGCTGCTGGCGCACCTTCTCGATCAGCGCTTCGAGCTGCGGCAGCTCGAACGGCTTGGTCAGGTAGTCGAACGCGCCGCGCTTCATCGCCTCGACGGCGTTCTCGAAGGTGTTCTGCGCGGTCATGATCACCACCGGCGGAGCGTCCGCGCCGCGACTTCGCAGCTCGTCCAGCAGCTCGAGTCCGGACGGCCCCGGCATGCGCAGGTCGAGCAGCGCAAGGTCGATCGGCTGCGCGGAGAGCAGCGCGCGCGCCACGTTTCCGTCGGCAGCCTCGACGACCTCGTGCCCGGCGCCCTCGAGCGCGTCGCGAAGCACCAGTCGGATCGAGGGCTCGTCGTCCGCGACCAGGATCCGGCTCATGCGGGCCTTCGCAGCGGCAGCTCGACGCGCATTCGCGTGCCCATTCCGACCCGGCTCGTGACCACGATCCGCCCGCCCTGCTTCACCGTCCAGTGTTGCGCGATCGCGAGCCCGAGCCCGGTGCCGCCGCTGCGCCGCGTGAAGAACGGCGTGAACAGGAGCGGCAGGTCTTCGTCGGGAATGCCGGGCCCGGTGTCCTCGACGTCGATCCGCACCAGCCGCGCGCGCTCGGGTCCGACGCGCTCCAGGTGGTACGCCGACTCGATCCGGGTGCGCAGCGTGAGGGTGCCCTTGCCGTTCATCGCCTGCGCGGCGTTGCGCACCAGGTTCAGCAGCACCTGCGTGGTGCGGTCGGGGTCGAACTCGAATTCGGGAATGCTCGGGTCGTACTCGCGCGAGATCTTGATGCCGGTCCAGCTCTCGGCGCGGCCGTGCAGCTCGACCAGGTCGTCGATCACGCGGTGCAGGTTCGCGCGCCTCGGGCGCAGATCGCCGCCGCGGGTGAGCTCCGCCAGGTCGTCGAGCAGACGGCGCATGCGGTCGCTCTCGGCGCGGATCAGCTCCGGGTAGCGCAGCAGGGCCGCGTCGCCGAGCTTGGCCAGGAGCAGCTCCGCGGCGCCGCGAATGCCCGAGAGCGGGTTGCGCAGCTCGTGCGCGATGCCGGCCGCGAGCTGCGCGAAGAGCTCCGCGCGCGCGCGCTGGCCGATCAGGTCCTCGAGCTCGAGGCCGATCGTTCGGTCGCCAAGCGAGAGCACCGCGCCCGAGAGCTCGCCGCCGCTGCCGAGCGGCGAAGCGGCCAGGTCGACCACGAGCGGGCGCCCGCCGAGACGGTCCGGCACCAGACAGCCGTGCTCGGAGACGGTGCGCCGGTCCCGGAGCGCGGTCTCGAGCAGCCGCGTCGCCGGGTGCTTCTCGCCGAGCACGTCGCGAAGCGGCCGGCCCAGGGCGGAGACGGCCGACTGACCCAGGATCCGGCTCGCCTCCGGGTTCTCGAGCTCGACGCGGGCGTCGGCATCGATCGCGAGGATGCCCACCCGGAGCGAGCCGAGGATGTCGTCGAGGCGTCGGAGGGATTCTTCCATCGGAGCCGCCGGCGGTTTGGAGGGGAGCCCGAGCGCCTGCGGCTCTCGCCGCGGCGATCGCGGGGCGATCTGCCTAGGTTTTGGGCAGACTACCCCCGGGAGGCGTGATGCGCGAGGCCGGTGTCGAGGCGGAGCGGTCTTCGGTCGGCGTGGCCGAGGCGCGCGAGCTGATTCTCGCCGCGCTGCCCGCGCTCGGAGCGGAGTCCGTGGGCCTCGAGCGTGCGACCGGGCGCGTGCTGGCCGAGGAGATCCGCGCGCAGGTCAGGATCCCGCCCGAGGACAACTCGGCCATGGACGGCTACGCGCTCCGCGCCGCGGACGCTTCGAGCGCGCCGTCACTTCTGCGTGTCGTCGACGACCTTCCCGCGGGGCGCAGAAGCCTCCGCGCGATCGGCCCCGGCGAGGCGGCGCGGATCATGACGGGAGCGGCGATTCCCGAAGGCGCGGACGCGGTGGTGATGATCGAGGACACCGCGACCGAGGGCGACCGGGTTCGCGTCCGCCGCGCTGTCGCGGCCGGGCAGCACATCCGCCGCGCGGGGTCCGACGTGGACCCGGGCACGCTCGTCGCGAGCCCCGGCGACCGCCTGCGCCCGCCGCTCGTCGGCATGCTCGCCGCGCTCGGGCGCTCGCAGCTACTGGTGCGCGCGCGTCCGCGCGTGGCCGTGCTCGCGACCGGCGACGAGCTCGTCGAGCCCGACCGGCTGCGCGACGACGGCCGGATCGCGAGCTCGAACTCCTACACGCTGGCCGCGGGCCTGCGCGAGATCGGCGCGGAGCCGGTGTACCTGGGCATCGCGCCCGACGATCCCGACGCGATCGCGGCGCGCTTGCGCGAGGCGCTCCGCTGCGACGCGGTGATCTCCACCGGCGGCGTCTCGGTCGGCGACCACGACTGGATCAAGCAGGTGCTGACCGGGCTCGGCGGCGAGATGCGTCTCTGGCGCATTCGCATGCGGCCCGGCGCGCCGCTCGCGTTCGCGACCGTGGGCGGACGGCCGATCTTCGCGCTGCCCGGAAATCCCGTCTCGACGCTGGTCACGTTCGAGCAGTTCGTGCGCCCGGGCCTGCTGCGGATGATGGGACACAGACGCGTGTACCGTCCGGTCGAGCCGGCGGTTCTCGACGAGAGCTACGAGAAGCCGGCCGGCCGCGCGCATTTCGTGCGCGTCGTGCTCGAGCGGCGCGCGGACGGCCTGCACGCGCGGCCGACCGGCGAGCAGGCCTCGAACATCCTGCTCTCGATGGTGCGGGCGGATGCGCTCGCCTTCGTGGCCGAGGACCTGACGCATCTGCCGGTGGGCTCTCGAGTTCCCGTGCAGCTGCTGCACTCCGACGATCTGCGCGAAGAGCCCGGGCTTTGAGGCTCTCCCACGTCGAGGGAGCGGTGCTCGTCGGGGGCGGCTCGACGCGAATGGGCCGCGACAAGGCGACCCTGCTCCACGACGGAGCTCCGCTGGCGTCGAAAGTCGCGAGCGCGCTCGGCGCCTGCGTCGAGCGGGTGCGCCTGGTCGCGCGGCCGGATCGCAGCTTCGAGCTCGGACTGCCGTGCATCGTCGATCGGCACGAGGTCCGCGCGCCGATCGTCGGCGTCGCGGCCGCGCTCGCGGCCTGCGAAGCCAGCGCCGTGCTGGTCGCGGCCTGCGATCTCCCGGAGCTCGACCCGCGCCTGCTGCTAGCGCTGCTGGCGCTCGCGCCCGCCGACGGTGGCGCCGACGTCGTGGCGCCGCTGGGCCCGAACGGGCCCGAGCCGCTGCTCGCGATCTACCGGCCCCGCCTGCTG
This region of Deltaproteobacteria bacterium genomic DNA includes:
- a CDS encoding sigma-54-dependent Fis family transcriptional regulator: MSRILVADDEPSIRLVLRDALEGAGHEVVEAADGNVARALLSAQPIDLALLDLRMPGPSGLELLDELRSRGADAPPVVIMTAQNTFENAVEAMKRGAFDYLTKPFELPQLEALIEKVRQQRSLRGEVTALRRRVGEAFRSGEVLVGRTPAMLELFKTIGRVAASDAAVLILGESGTGKEVVARAIHYHSRRREGPFVAVNMTALPSELIEAELFGHERGAYTGAVESRVGRFREAQGGTLLLDEIGDLPLPLQAKLLRVLQERVVSPLGGRQAIPIDVRILASTHRDLEALVREGRFREDLYFRLNVVPLRVAPLRERKADIPHLVAHFVERFADELGVPRRWPGEAALARLQSRSWPGNVRELENAIKRALVLAAGPVLTPDDIDQATAASQAPATSDWAELARRELVLRFASGPEAGEEDGARGPYWSFVSRLERAIIREALAHSRGNRIQAARLLGINRNTLSKKIAELEIGTPDGGDTES
- the thiE gene encoding thiamine phosphate synthase translates to MVTRPAIERVRGVYVLVDDDPRWRNDVRAQLEGALSGGAAVVQLRLKHLGDGDALSLAREARRRAHEAGALLFVNDRFDLALLAGADGVHLGQDDLAPERLPADARARLLVGLSTHTLEQVRESRARPVDYVAFGPVFGTASKTSEYAPRGLDRLREAVALAGRPLVAIGGISAANAPDVRACGAVAAALISAIADASDPAEATRYLGALLLGSPPGRS
- a CDS encoding molybdenum cofactor guanylyltransferase, which produces MRLSHVEGAVLVGGGSTRMGRDKATLLHDGAPLASKVASALGACVERVRLVARPDRSFELGLPCIVDRHEVRAPIVGVAAALAACEASAVLVAACDLPELDPRLLLALLALAPADGGADVVAPLGPNGPEPLLAIYRPRLLPELERRIARGELALQKLLRDVNTLYVPEQDLRALDPALASLRNLNRPEDLRAGTG
- a CDS encoding PAS domain-containing protein yields the protein MEESLRRLDDILGSLRVGILAIDADARVELENPEASRILGQSAVSALGRPLRDVLGEKHPATRLLETALRDRRTVSEHGCLVPDRLGGRPLVVDLAASPLGSGGELSGAVLSLGDRTIGLELEDLIGQRARAELFAQLAAGIAHELRNPLSGIRGAAELLLAKLGDAALLRYPELIRAESDRMRRLLDDLAELTRGGDLRPRRANLHRVIDDLVELHGRAESWTGIKISREYDPSIPEFEFDPDRTTQVLLNLVRNAAQAMNGKGTLTLRTRIESAYHLERVGPERARLVRIDVEDTGPGIPDEDLPLLFTPFFTRRSGGTGLGLAIAQHWTVKQGGRIVVTSRVGMGTRMRVELPLRRPA
- a CDS encoding response regulator, with the protein product MQTGQIRVLIVEDHELVRRSLASAARTWGGEVLEAGSVRDGLDQLELRPDLVMVDVMLPDGSGRTVVEKAVTMRPAPAVIAMSGEASAEEAFELARLGARRYLPKPISLEDLAAAFEATLADHPDLAPVVAAHVGHTPMRQVLEKVRGVMVDEALARENGSRSGAARRLGVSRQAVQQAVRLIELAQARGERRGRE
- a CDS encoding HAMP domain-containing histidine kinase, with product MAALAALAFALRGRLIRERANADALRRAFEARLWEDCTEQFDTRDPQLLGLRRLGHDVNNALSAALLSSQLFFDATRADSPSADGRADLATSAEQMIDALKRLKALIESERKPRANPTPSSDLLRAVELPQAIADCAERARERHPRIRLVVREPDPDARGLRVSVCCGGEGFTRALDALLENACQGSGVQPSGQVELRVSVRHEVDVAALEIADDGPGFTPAELEMPIEAFRTSKPGALGLGLYTAERIARASGGSLRRENRESGGAVVRLFLPLAEPPAASQ
- a CDS encoding Cys/Met metabolism pyridoxal-phosphate-dependent enzyme — encoded protein: TYLYACTEWIDDAFQGKELLHEIYSRLMNPTSTCLANHVVDVECGGLAGEYFAWNFNSGMAAIDAVLAHLVGYRDVVLASRNVYGGAHQLLQDWYGKRSNLDIAVRFFDGTGTADFAAALARTREELGDRISQGRRIYVYLESPCNPHGYVLDVPGICRAAHEAGLEVICDSTVGTPFLHPVLRRSDPRERPDFVIHSYTKDLVGTGTTTAGVAIARNERMFLPKGSSLEAPGPDGRMRRYDWSDTLFWNVYYVKGAFLDADKAFEVINGMRTLELRMLQKCIGTRVLAGVLARHPAIHVRCNAVPGDENAELRERLLYLGLPAPLFTIDFPGGPGEATPIGIEAFKRFFDCLEPSFGLQVSLGQTNTVVLCPALTSHSELDADALRAAGISKTTIRIAVGDEDPRTLLAHFIRAAQLALDPIRPGFSAGFPSPEEIDAFWRETYTETHRRHVAAQPSMATLLV
- a CDS encoding NupC/NupG family nucleoside CNT transporter, whose product is MGRSCSDHPPGEASPLERAAGLLGIVCLLAIAWAASTDRKRVQWRPIGIALLLQLAIALIVLRTRFGAEFFTLVNDGAASFIRASNVGIEFVFGAWPESVLGPDGQALRLPYVFAIRVLPIIVFMSSVFAVLQHFGILQRVVEVLALGLRRTLRTSGAESLAAIAEIFLGMTEAPLMIRPYVPGLTRSELFCVMTAGLATVAGSVLVAYMGMLGPEYAGHLVAASFMAAPAAILIAKIMVPEDGEPESRAAAHLDIPRTTVNAIDAAASGAADGVRLALNIGGMLVAFVAIVHVANAALGWTGAWIGVAGLSFERILGVALAPLAFVLGVPWRDAATVGEMLGVKTVLNEFIAFQMLADARAGLDPRSIVIASYALCGFANFGSLAIQIGGLGGIAPERRGDVARDALRALCAGSLASFLTAAVAGLVY
- a CDS encoding molybdopterin molybdotransferase MoeA, whose amino-acid sequence is MREAGVEAERSSVGVAEARELILAALPALGAESVGLERATGRVLAEEIRAQVRIPPEDNSAMDGYALRAADASSAPSLLRVVDDLPAGRRSLRAIGPGEAARIMTGAAIPEGADAVVMIEDTATEGDRVRVRRAVAAGQHIRRAGSDVDPGTLVASPGDRLRPPLVGMLAALGRSQLLVRARPRVAVLATGDELVEPDRLRDDGRIASSNSYTLAAGLREIGAEPVYLGIAPDDPDAIAARLREALRCDAVISTGGVSVGDHDWIKQVLTGLGGEMRLWRIRMRPGAPLAFATVGGRPIFALPGNPVSTLVTFEQFVRPGLLRMMGHRRVYRPVEPAVLDESYEKPAGRAHFVRVVLERRADGLHARPTGEQASNILLSMVRADALAFVAEDLTHLPVGSRVPVQLLHSDDLREEPGL